GCTGTCTTCAAAGTATCAGGGTCGTTACAACGGATGGACCGACCTCCCCATAGCTCCCTCCCTGTTTGACAGACAACGTATCGCCATCCTCCAAAAACAAAAATTTGACCTTGTCTACAGTTCCGATCTTCTACGCTGTACCCAAACACTTGAAATGATGGGGATAAAAGAGTACCGGCAGGACAAAAGACTCAGGGAAGTACGTTTCAAAATCCACATAGAGGGAAAGAATTTTGATGAGGTAAGCCGTCTTTCGGACTACAATGCTTCTCTTCTGGAAGAAAGAGGGAGATGGCATAACTTCCTCTGTGCAGAATCAGAGTATACTTTCGAGCGGCGCATCAAACAGTTTATAACCCAATTACCACATGATAAAGAGATACTTATATGTACACATGCCGGAACATTACAAAAAATATTCCATCTGCTTGGATTACCGTATAACAAGATGGACTATCTAGAATTTAAAAGGATCGAATATGGATTACAGCACCTGGTTTAAAAAGCACGGAGAAAAACACCGGAAAATCATGAAAAAACTCACTGAGCTGTCTGATGAAGAGATCATTGAATATTTCCGTTTTGAGAACATGGCTGAAAAAGAGCCGGAGTTCTGCCCACTTTATGCCCAGAAGAAAAAATGTCACGATATGGAAGTACTGAACTGCTATCTCTGTGCCTGTCCCTACTTCAGGTTCGATGATAATGGACTGTATAAGAAAGAAGGCAAAACCTACTATAGTACATGCAGTATCAATGCAAAGGAAGGAAAGAAATTCGTTTCAGACAATGCAGTACATCAGGACTGCAGCGGCTGCCTTTTACCGCATAAAGAGCCCTTTATCCGAAAAGTATTCAACCGAAACTGGTTCGAGATAATGAAGAACAGCAACCATTCTCAGTAAGCATCTACGATAACATACTCATCATAATAACTTTTGATACGCCTGCGTTGGTGCATGGCATACCAGTCCTCTATATCCCCTTCGACATAGACAGAGGTTCCTACCCTCGCCCACTCATACATACGCTGCGCGAAACCGCTTTTCATCCTGATACATCCATGGGAAGCGGGCCCGCTTTTTGGAACGTGCCCCAGATGCATCGCGATACCGCTGTTGGTCAAACGCAGCATATAGTTCATCTTCGCACCGCCATCGGGTTTGGGCCAGAGATTCGATCTGTGGTATTTCTTCTTCTGCAGTATCCGGTATTCGCCCTGGGGTGTTTCGCGTCCGCGTACCCCTGAAGAGACAGGACCGTCAAACATGATTTGCCCATCCTCTATGGCATAGGCACGCTGTTCGGAAAGATCGATGACAATCTCCTTGTAGGCAAAAAGATCTGATGAAAATACAAACAGCATGAAAAACAGTGCTATGCTTTTTCTCATGCCGCTCTCCTTTGCAGAAACTTATTTTATCAGTATCGTATTATTGGTCGGTGCCTGCGCTGCAGGGGGTACAGATGGCTGGGTAGGCGCCTGTGTCTGCCCGGTTCCTCTCCCTTTAAGCGTAGCGATCGTATCATCAATATTCTTGTCATTCATCTGTTTGGCAGAGCTGATCAGCTGGTACTCTTCCTCATAATCCAGAGC
This DNA window, taken from Sulfurovum lithotrophicum, encodes the following:
- a CDS encoding histidine phosphatase family protein, whose amino-acid sequence is MALTFLRHASLSSKYQGRYNGWTDLPIAPSLFDRQRIAILQKQKFDLVYSSDLLRCTQTLEMMGIKEYRQDKRLREVRFKIHIEGKNFDEVSRLSDYNASLLEERGRWHNFLCAESEYTFERRIKQFITQLPHDKEILICTHAGTLQKIFHLLGLPYNKMDYLEFKRIEYGLQHLV
- a CDS encoding L,D-transpeptidase family protein — encoded protein: MRKSIALFFMLFVFSSDLFAYKEIVIDLSEQRAYAIEDGQIMFDGPVSSGVRGRETPQGEYRILQKKKYHRSNLWPKPDGGAKMNYMLRLTNSGIAMHLGHVPKSGPASHGCIRMKSGFAQRMYEWARVGTSVYVEGDIEDWYAMHQRRRIKSYYDEYVIVDAY